A single Saccopteryx bilineata isolate mSacBil1 chromosome 9, mSacBil1_pri_phased_curated, whole genome shotgun sequence DNA region contains:
- the LOC136312935 gene encoding cytochrome P450 2A13-like gives MMVSGLLLVALLACLTITVLMSVWRQRTFWKKLPPGPPALPFIGNYLQLNTEQMYNSLMKISECYGPVFTVYLGRWPVVVLCGYEAVKEALLNQAEEFSGRGMQATFSWIFKEYGVSFSSGERAKQLRRFSIATLRDFGMGKRGIQERIQEEAGFLIETLQGTRGDFIDPTFFLSRTVSNVISSIVFGDRFDYEDKEFLSMLSMMLGSFQFTATPTGQLYEMFYYVMKYLPGPQQQAFKELKAMEDFINKKVEQNQRTLDPNSPRNFIDSFLIHMQKEQKNPNTEFNVKNLVMTALGLFIAGTETVSTTLRYGFLLLMKHPDVEAKVHEEIDRVIGKNRQPKFEDHAKMPYTEAVIHEIQRFGDIIPMGFARRVTKDTRFRDFLLPKGIEVFPMLGSVLKDPQFFSSPRDFNPQHFLDEKGQFKKNDASVPFSIGKRYCLGEGLARMELFLFLTAIMQNFRFKSPQSPQDIDVSPKHVGFATIPPTYTMSFLPR, from the exons ATGATGGTCTCAGGGCTGCTTCTGGTGGCTTTGCTGGCCTGCCTGACTATAACGGTCTTGATGTCTGTCTGGCGGCAAAGGACGTTCTGGAAAAAGCTGCCACCTGGTCCCCCTGCATTGCCCTTCATCGGGAACTACCTGCAGCTGAACACAGAGCAGATGTACAACTCCCTCATGAAG ATCAGTGAATGCTATGGTCCAGTGTTCACGGTCTACCTGGGCCGATGGCCGGTTGTGGTGCTGTGTGGATATGAGGCTGTGAAGGAGGCTCTGTTGAACCAGGCAGAGGAATTCAGTGGGCGAGGCATGCAGGCCACCTTTTCTTGGATCTTCAAAGAATATG GTGTGTCGTTCAGCAGTGGGGAGCGTGCTAAGCAGCTCCGTCGGTTCTCCATTGCCACGCTGCGGGACTTCGGCATGGGCAAACGGGGCATCCAGGAGCGCATCCAGGAGGAAGCAGGCTTTCTCATTGAGACCCTTCAGGGAACACGTG GTGACTTCATTGATCCTACCTTCTTCTTGAGCCGAACCGTTTCCAATGTCATCAGCTCCATTGTGTTTGGAGATCGCTTTGACTATGAGGACAAAGAGTTCTTGTCAATGCTGAGCATGATGCTGGGAAGCTTCCAATTCACCGCTACACCCACAGGACAG CTCTATGAGATGTTCTACTATGTGATGAAATACTTGCCAGGGCCACAGCAACAGGCATTTAAGGAGCTGAAGGCAATGGAGGACTTTATAAACAAGAAGGTGGAACAGAATCAACGTACACTGGATCCCAACTCCCCTCGGAACTTCATTGACTCCTTCCTCATCCACATGCAGAAG GAACAGAAGAATCCCAACACAGAGTTCAATGTGAAGAACCTGGTGATGACAGCACTTGGCCTTTTCATTGCGGGTACCGAGACAGTCAGCACAACCCTGCGTTATGGCTTCCTGCTGCTCATGAAGCACCCAGATGTGGAGG ccaaggtccatgaggaGATTGACCGGGTGATTGGCAAGAACCGTCAGCCCAAGTTTGAAGACCACGCCAAGATGCCCTACACAGAGGCAGTGATCCACGAGATCCAAAGATTCGGAGACATAATCCCCATGGGATTCGCCCGCAGAGTCACCAAGGACACCAGGTTTCGAGATTTCCTCCTCCCCAAG GGCATTGAAGTGTTTCCTATGCTGGGCTCCGTGCTAAAAGACCCCCAGTTCTTCTCCAGTCCTAGAGATTTCAACCCCCAGCATTTCCTAGACGAGAAGGGGCAGTTTAAGAAGAATGATGCTTCTGTGCCCTTCTCCATTG GAAAGCGATACTGCTTGGGAGAAGGACTGGCTAGAATGgaactctttctcttcctcactgCCATCATGCAGAACTTCCGCTTCAAGTCCCCTCAGTCACCCCAGGACATCGATGTGTCTCCCAAACACGTGGGCTTTGCCACCATCCCACCAACCTACACCATGAGCTTCCTGCCCCGCTGA